Part of the Impatiens glandulifera chromosome 8, dImpGla2.1, whole genome shotgun sequence genome is shown below.
ttataatatataactaaattaatatattaaataataatatagatattaataatttaaaaaatgcttAACATATTACACTAACTTAACTCATTCAGTTggattaataatctatatataaaccagtaaatcaacacaaaatagtaaaaaaaattaatttaaattcttctcaaaattattttccaaTTACTTTTATACATATGTTTTTCAAAGTTTTTAGAATAATATAGTGATACTATAATCACTAAAATTTAActacctaatttataaattttaaatattatttttgaataaataaatttaaaataattaaaattaaggcaaATATATGATTacataattagttaaattaattattgtaataattaaatcccaatttaaaataaaggccaaagaaaaataaattaattaatttgagataaatgttatatttattttatctcaaattaattttaaggactcaaaaaattaaataaataatttaggataaatgttgtacctaTTTTATGTTAGGATCAGGTACAATAATAGAGATTGTGGTCTGACTATGTTGGACGATTACACACTACTtcgatattaactctgttagaagttaatatctagtttctattctacacaagtcttcacaaactcttgtaccgagttcaagtgcgtaAATGTTTGTTTGGACTTGAAGCAGAAAGTAACTGGGAATCAAGGAAAGAAACACAAGACATAAGAGATTTATGGATCTTCGGAGTAAAAGCTcatacgtcatcccttcttctcaaccttgagaaagatatttactagaagatttggtttaatACAATATTTGTACAAACTCAGTCGGACAACTAGGACTTAAACACTACCTGtttccgaactcctagcacaaCAAAAACAGATTATGTCAACTTATAATACTGAATACTCATCCAAAATAGgcagtatgtaatacaactttaaAACTCTAATAAACTTGTGAGCTTTTTGAGAATGATTACACTGATATTTCTTGTAACTCTcgtatgtttaattaaaaactaatgtCAATTTTGACTTCCAACTGCTCCTTAAATAGGCAGGTAGCCAACGAATATATTTGCTTCAAAGGACACATGTTctaatttgattggttgagtcTAGAATAGTACATCAAAGAATATCCtcctttgatcttgtctgtactttATGATAATGGGCCAATAATTCATTAATGGAGCTTGTTGTACTAGGAACTTTCATTGcagatgatttgaataatcTTGGTATGTGGCAGTCTTCTTTAGGTTTGTCTCTACTGCTGTGTCAGGCTGGCCATCCCAAATTGGTGATATGTTGCTTTGCTAGATTGCCCATGACGAATGCTCAATTTGGAGCTGAGATTGATCAGGTACTAGAAAGCGTTTACCCAAAATGCCGAACTTGGAAGATACTGGAAGCGCCTTATGTAGAACCAAAGTGGTAAAATACTTGAGACGCTTGAATAAAACCGATCTCATAAACTATCGGTCGCGTGTTTATAGAAACTGATCACATAAACTACCGATCTCATAAACAAACTGGTCGCGTGTTTATAGAAACCGATCTCATAAACAAATCGGACGCGTGTTTATAGAAACCGATCTCATAAACTATCGGATGCGTGTTTATAGAAATCGATCTCATAAACTGCTAGACGCGTGTTTATAGAAACAAATCTCATAAACTCCCCGACGCGTGTTTATAGAAACTGATCTCATAAACAAACCGGATGCGTGTTTATAGAAACCGATCACATAAACTACTAATCTCATAAATACCGATCTCAATTATAAAACTGGAAGCGCTTCTTCATATAAAACCGAAGTTGATATAAAATCGATCTCGATTTTGATCTCTTTTTCACCAGTGAAGAGATAAAGAggttacaataataataatgatctaACTATATTTTACCGGTCGGATAATAATGGCGATGATTATCCTTCATGATGTTCCTGAAAGAAGCCAATCGAATAAACGATAATAAGGAAGACGATGAATACAATGTTCACCATCGCCACCTTCTTCCAATCATGTTTCAAATTATACAACAGACCCGCCTTACAAGACCGACAGCCATAGCACAATAAATTCTCATCATTCCTCTACACTTTGCAATCAGGGTTGCCATCGATGATTGAATTGCCCGTCTGATTCTAATTCGTAAGGCTTACATATTCGAATATACAGTCATTCGACGGTTTACAGCAACCAGACGGTAGAGAAGATAAGTATTCCCTAAAGAACTGATCAACATGGGTGGTTTGAGATTTGATCAAGCTCTTGTAAATATTTCTATCCTGTAAACAACTCTGTATTTTGATCCAATTCTTAGGGCTGTTAACGCGTTTCTGAAGCCAATTTGAGTAGTCGTCGAGACGATACTCTTTGTAACCCTTGCTAGAGAGATTTTCACCGGCTCCTTTGTTGGTGACAATGAAAGCGAAGATGGTGAAGCGGAAGAGAATGAGGATGAACATGTCGAGAAGGTAAACCTAGAGTAACAAGGTGACGTGACAATAGGCACCGATTAGACCTGCTAGGAAAATGAGCATTAGAAAGTCTCCAAGTGCTATTAATGGGTTTTCTAGAAAATGCTCGCATTCGTTGACGCCTTGATTGATTAGCCATACTCTTGCCTAGAGGATTGAGATCGAGAGGAGGAAGGTGATGAAGTTTAAAATCCCCACTAGgttgttgttttatatatatatatgtatatatatatatgtatatatataaagtgatgcttaattttcaaaatgtttggattgtcgggtcgagagctgtggttaatttggatatatatgtgagagtaaatggatacttgggtcggattgtgggttgacccgtctataaacttaaaactgttaaaattaaaattagaaattctatatatatgtttcggtaacctaacaaaaataagtataaatctTTAACCAATtggaaagccgttactgataaccTTTTCCCAAAATGCTAACTGAAGCCGTATTTATAACGGCTATTGAGAAACTATTACAGTAAATacattagtaacggttattgtagaaagccgttactgatgcCCTCTTCCCAAAACTGTAAAGTAATGCAATATCAGTAACGATTATccaaaaaccgttactgatacccttaattcgaaaaataaaatttaagccGCTACTATCTGTAACTGTAATTCCATATATCCGTTACAGTAACtttttatctgtaacggttttataaagccgttactgatgttctaataacagtaacggtttagtataaccgttacagataaaaaGTATTAGTAAGAGTGTTCGAGCGCCGTTACTAGTAATCGTTACAGAAGACATTTTTTCTACTAGTGCAActagctaataagactttatattttaaatttaacactaaatttaattaacgcgaaatatttttaacaatataagttcaactttttaactaactaatttatatatatatataattatatatatataatgatacttaattttcaaagtgtccggattgctaggtcgagagttgtggttaatttggatatatatatatatatatatatatatatatatatatatatatatatatatgagagtaaatggatacttgagtcagattTTAGATTGATCTGTCCacaaacttgaaacggttatgtttgttttgaaattgcaacataacaaaacaaatacaaccctttaaccaaatgtgattagGATGTGATTTGCCGAGGAATAATATGTTGGTAACAATTGATTgttcgataaaaaaaatataaatcaaatatttgattgaccaaagtgtgaagtcacgatgtttaatattaaaaaatataaatcaaatatttgataaagCAAAATGAAAGTGCAAGCTCACGAGATCAAAtgtttattggaaaaaaatatgtaatgaaatatgtgagaaaattagttgttttaccaaagtgaataaaatatgaaatgagagtgttttatttattattttaatatattatttgtgatttattaagaattttaaacattaaatagaatgttttattttttattttaatatattattataattttttatttttttttatatatttttatcattatatattaattacaaataaatccagaagaagaaaagaaatgatttGGATTTCAAAAAAGAGACCGTGAGatttaggaagaagaagatgaaaaggtTTCCTTTCCCTATTTGGTCGGCGACCGATCCAAGATTGCCTTCCTTAGACTTGCTCCGTGTGGGCGGGTGTCTAACTATGAATATGAATACTCTCcttttatattacttttttttatattagaagTGTAacgtttatttaaaattgattaattaatataattaaaataatatgtaaaagtttattaaattttataataatttttttgtttatttttatatttttaataatacgtgataaaattgtaaatatataaattttctatttaaatcgGGTATTGCCATCAGTTTTTAGATAtcgtataattattttattttattggggTATTCATCGATTAGTTTGATTAATATGCTTGATATGTTCATTTGTTATCCGTAATAGTGTAATATCTATAATCTTTATagttcagaaaaaaaaaattaattcgcCTGGATTAAGTAGATTATACTGactttcatatttaattttgggTTTGGTACGACTATAAATGGATGGTTGAAACAACAAtcaaaagaaatcaaatatcaagtatttaaaatttagaagtttatatttgattaattcaatttttatctccatatattaagatacaaatatttaaaatttactatttatatcttaatttttaggTTTATCAAACACTGTCTTAGGCCTCCTTACctactatttaaaaaaaccttatatcttaagtattaaataaaaaatattattgtcgGCTCTACATAAGGGCGTTCGTGAGTTGCTTCATCTTAACGAAACATGTATCTAAAAAATAGTTATACAAAATTCAATAGTCATTACCCGTCTTGCATATTTAAACGGATCGTTTGATTCGAATGTAGGCTTGATTGTTTGGTTAATtcagatatttaaattatttttttcttcagcaaaaaaaataacaataaatttaattagtaacATTTTTCTTACTAAATCAccgattataatttatttattataaataatggtgatatattatttacagaaatatatatatatatatatatatatatataacaaacatatttatttatttatttatttacaaaagtTTGTTTAGTAAATGCTTCAATTAATTGCGTAGATGTTTGTTTAGTAACGAAAGTTGTTGTACAATGCGTTAATTGCGTTGATGTCATCATGCTGTAAATTCCTTTTGGTAACCCCTCGTTTTACATATGGCCACATTACGGCAGAAGGATCACTACTATGCATAAGACCAAGTATGTGTCCCATCTCATGCACCGCAACTGTTTCAATGTCCCTTTCCCAAGGCGCTTGGCGCCCTGCTCCGTTCCACCAAGGAATGTCTGCCCTGAAATGGAGCTTTCCTTTAGGGGGAAGATATGAGTATGCGATCATTTCTGATATCTGTAGAAATGGCTCATAATCCTCACTAGGGTAACTAGTGAAACTTATTTGAATATCTGTATTTCTGTAAGCAGCACTTCTTATAAAATTGAACTTGGTGACCTTTTGCCAACTGTAAAGCGCATAAGTAATTGGATTAATAGCGTCTGATCGCGTACCGGGTGCTACAGTCCAGGATAGTCGGAGTTTCGACCACCTAGGTTTTCCATACATATTGTAGTTCAAACCACTTTTATAAGGGTCCCGAACTAACTTCACCCCGCGGTGTTTGATGAGACATTCATTAACCAAATCAGGGAAGCCGCACCGGGGTTTAACCATCAGTGACAAAGTTTTCTCGTCTAAAATCCCCGAAACATTGAGACGAAAAAActgttgaaattttttaattgcTTTCTCCATGGCGTGATCCAAAATATTAGAGTCGTTCGATGTGAAACTACTCGTTCGGTAACAACCATCCTTGGAGGAGGGACCAAAATAACCATATTTCGAAAGATAATTTTTCACTTTATCAAGTTTCTTAACT
Proteins encoded:
- the LOC124912975 gene encoding metalloendoproteinase 5-MMP-like, which produces MEKAIKKFQQFFRLNVSGILDEKTLSLMVKPRCGFPDLVNECLIKHRGVKLVRDPYKSGLNYNMYGKPRWSKLRLSWTVAPGTRSDAINPITYALYSWQKVTKFNFIRSAAYRNTDIQISFTSYPSEDYEPFLQISEMIAYSYLPPKGKLHFRADIPWWNGAGRQAPWERDIETVAVHEMGHILGLMHSSDPSAVMWPYVKRGVTKRNLQHDDINAINALYNNFRY